CCTGAGGTCCCGGAAGGACCCGCCGAAAAAGCTCCGGTCGGTGAGGATGCTCATGGCGGCCACCCCGGCAGCTTCATAGGCACCAGCCACCTTTACAGGATCTGCTTCCATATTTATGGCCCCTCTTGAGGGCGATTTTCGCTTGAACTCCGCAATAATACCCGGTTTCTTTTCCAGATCCGGCAGGGAAATCCTATTGCAAGGGCGCCTGTAATATGGGAATGTCTTCAGACTGGAGAGTGGTCGTTTCTGTTTTCTTGTCAGGATTTCCACCCGCTTCTGTTCTACGATGGCTTCAAGAATATTCATCTTATTTGTTCTCGATCAGTTTCTTAAATGCGCTGTAAGCAGATCCCGACCGGAGCGATTGCCCTGCCCGTTCCAGGCTCTGCTCCATGCCTGCCGTCTCGTCCATGCAGTACAGGGCCAGCGCAGCATTGGCCACCACTACCTCGTTCTGTGCCTGGCTCCCTTCTCCCTTAAGGATCTTCAGAAAAACGGCAGCGGCTTCCCCGACTGTCGATCCTCCGTATATGTCCCGGGAGGTAACCATCCCCAGCCCGAAATCGGCCGGAGAATAAGTCCGCTCCATGCTGCGGGTAAGCACTCTGAAGCTTCCAGTGAGCGAGATTTCGTCATATCCGTCCAGGGAGTGTATGATGCAGAACTGTTTCTCTGTTTCCTGGTAGAGGTAATGATAAAGCCTGGCGACGTCCAGACTAAAAACCCCAACCAATTGATTATGAGGGTTCGACGGGTTAACCATGGGGCCGAGCATATTAAAGAATGTCTTAATCCGAAGGCTTCTTCTGACAGGCGCTACATTCTTCATGGCCGGATTAAACAGGGGAGCATGAAGGAAACATATATTGCACCGGTCCATCTCCCTCTTCAGCCGGTCCGCATCGCTGCTGAATGCGTATCCAAAATATTCCAGAACATTGGATGATCCGCAGGCCGAAGAAACGCTGTAATTACCATGTTTGGCCACTTTCTCTCCGGCTCCGGCCACCACAAAAGAGGTGAGTGTAGAGATATTAAAGGTATTCTTCTCATCTCCTCCGGTCCCGCAAACGTCGATGGTATTAAATTCTGTCAGATCCACCGGGGTACAGAGCTCCATCAGAGCATCACGGAATCCGGCCAGCTCTTCCACGGTGATGCTCCGCATCAGGTAAACCGAAATAAAAGCTGCAATTTCAGAATCATTGTATTTCCCTTCTGCCATATTCCGCAGAATAATTTTGGCATCCTCCTTTCCCAGGGTTTTGTGATCAAAGAGGTATTGTAGAGTATCTTTCATGCTTTCTCTGTTTCTCTGTGAGTATTCCGGGCATTATTAATCCAGTTCAATATCATTCTTCCCCCATATTCGGTAAGTACCGATTCGGGGTGAAACTGGACACCTCTGACATCATACTCCCTGTGCCTGATGGCCATGATATATCCCTCATCATTCTCCACGGTAATCTCCAGCTCCCGGGGAAGGGTCTGATGATCCACCACCCAGGAGTGATATCGTCCTGCATCAAAGAACTCAGGAACTCCCTCAAAGAGATATTCATCCCCGACCAGCTGCTTCATCTGACCTGTTACTCCGTGATAAACCGTGGACAGATTTGAAATGCTTCCTCCATAGGCTTCGGCTATTGCCTGGTGCCCCAGGCAGACTCCAAGGATGCTTTTACGGGAACCATATGCTCTGATGATATCCAGGGAAAGACCTGCTTCGCAGGGGATACCGGGACCCGGACTGATCAATATCTTATCA
The genomic region above belongs to Bacteroidales bacterium and contains:
- the trpD gene encoding anthranilate phosphoribosyltransferase, giving the protein MKDTLQYLFDHKTLGKEDAKIILRNMAEGKYNDSEIAAFISVYLMRSITVEELAGFRDALMELCTPVDLTEFNTIDVCGTGGDEKNTFNISTLTSFVVAGAGEKVAKHGNYSVSSACGSSNVLEYFGYAFSSDADRLKREMDRCNICFLHAPLFNPAMKNVAPVRRSLRIKTFFNMLGPMVNPSNPHNQLVGVFSLDVARLYHYLYQETEKQFCIIHSLDGYDEISLTGSFRVLTRSMERTYSPADFGLGMVTSRDIYGGSTVGEAAAVFLKILKGEGSQAQNEVVVANAALALYCMDETAGMEQSLERAGQSLRSGSAYSAFKKLIENK
- a CDS encoding aminodeoxychorismate/anthranilate synthase component II — encoded protein: MKILVLDNYDSFTYNLVQYIERVIKRSVDVKRNDQLLLEEVEAYDKILISPGPGIPCEAGLSLDIIRAYGSRKSILGVCLGHQAIAEAYGGSISNLSTVYHGVTGQMKQLVGDEYLFEGVPEFFDAGRYHSWVVDHQTLPRELEITVENDEGYIMAIRHREYDVRGVQFHPESVLTEYGGRMILNWINNARNTHRETEKA